In Sphaerochaeta sp., the genomic window GGTCACCATCGATGTCACCAACATCCTGACGTTCATCAAGGATCACACCTCATCACAAGGCAAGAAGTACCGGATGTTCGAGGTGGTGCTCGGGGCGATGGTGCGCCTGATGGCCGAACGTCCCGAACTGAACCGTTTCATCGCCGGAAAACGGTATTGGCAGCGGAATGAGATTTCCGTCAACTTCGTCGTCAAGGAAAACCTGGCGGACGACGCTCCGGAACACAGCACCCCGCTGTACTTCACCCCGGAGATGAGTTTTGACGAAGTGGCGTGCAAGATCGAGGATACCATCATCGCCGGCCAGACGCCCCACAGCGAAGGCTACACCGACCGGGCCATCGGGTTCTTCCTCCACTTCCCCACCTGGTTCATCAGCATGGTGGTGGGGATCGCCGGATGGATGGACCGCCATGGGATCGCCCCGAAGGCGCTCCGTGACGCCGACGGTCTGCACACCTCCGCGTTCGTCAGCAACATGGGTTCCATCGGACTGGACGGAACCAGCCCCCACCATCACCTGTACGAGTGGGGCACGACCAGCATTTTCATGACGATGGGAATGATGAAGCGCACCAAGCTTCCTGACGGCACATGGAGAGCATCCATGGAATTCGGCTTTACCGTCGATGAGCGCATCACCGACGGTTGGTACTTCACCCAGAGCCTCAGAGTGTTCGAAAAATACCTGCAGGAGCCGGAACTGCTGCTCCAGCCGGCGAAGCTTCCCCCGCCGCTCCTGTCCAAGAAACAGTATCAGGCGAAACTCCGGGCGGAGCGCAAACAGGCCAAAGCGGCCAAGCGAAGCTGACCTACTTCAGCTTCGCCTCAAACAGCTCTTTGCTCCGTCCTTTCAGCGGATTCTCCATACCGGCCAGCATGGCCTTCAGGGCGACCATTTCACTGCCGCTGAAGGTCACCCCGTTTTTCCGATGGTTCTCAAACGCCTCGGTGGCGATGGGGCAGACCAGCCTGACCAGTTCAAGAATCTGCTGGGCGTACACCCGGATCTCCCACTGGGCGTGGGGATCCAGACGAAGCTGCAGGAAGTGGAACAGGTTATGGAGATCCATGTTCCAGTACCATTCCGTGTACAGGGAAAGAGGCAGGTCGATCCGTGAGACCTCACGTGCGATACCCATGTCCACCAGCTTGCGGTAGTTCTCATAGGCCCGCTTCTGGTCCTCATCCATGATGGCAAGCACCTGTTTTGCCACCTCATCGGAAACCGGTTCATCGGCCCGTCCCTGCCGGTTGACCTCGCTCTGCATGTTGATGTGGGCGGGATCGGGCTGATACATCTCATCCTTCATGATGGAATACCTGCCGCTGATCTCATTGACCCGTCCGGTCCGGTGACGGATCCACTGCCGCGCCACGAAGATCGGCATCTTGACGTGGAACGTGAAGTTCACCTGCTCGAACGGCGAGGTATGATCGTTCCTCATCAGGTAGTTGATCAACCCTTTGTCCTCACGATACGTCTTGGTGCCTTCTCCATAGGAGACACGGGCGCTCTGGACGATCCGCTGGTCACTGCCCAGATAATCGACCAATCGTACGAATCCGTGATCAAGCACGGGAAATTCCTTATCCAATACCGCTTCCGCTTCCGGAACCACACAATGTGCCATGGCAAACCTCTCCTTCAATCAATTACAAACCCATTCTTCCCAACAGCATGGCCGTAGCCGCGCTGCATGCCGTCTCCGTCCGGAGTATCCGGCGGCCCAAAAGCAACGGCTGATAACCATCATCCAGAAACAATTGGCGTTCATGATCGGTGAACCCCCGTTCCGGTCCGATGGCCATGACGACCCGCTTTCCCGTGATGGACACCGAAGCCAGACGCTCCTTGCCGATCACATTGTCCAGAAGCAGCTTCTGGGCGCCGGAAGGCACCATGCGAAGCGCATCCGCCACGCTGGGGGCGAACCGCACTTCACTGACTCCGGTCTCACCGCTCTGCATCGCCCCATCCAACAGAATGGAACGGTACTCGCCGCTGGTGTACAACTTGGCTTCCAGGTACGACTTTTCCGTCAGTTCGCACCCGGACAGTACTATGGTTTCCACCCCCAGGTCAACCGCTTCACGGAGGATCCTCCGCATGCAGATGGGCCGCACCTGGCCGACCAGCAAGGTCACCGGATACAACGTTCCCGAGGTGGGATCCGTCACGGTGAACGTGAACCGGATGCCTGACGGATCCACATCCGTGATGACCGCCTTCCCTTTGGCGCCGCCCACCACTCCCATCTGGAACGCGTCCCCCACCCCCAGGTGGAGGATCTCGGTGATGTGCTGGTAGCGGTAATCGTCCTTGGGGATCAGATTCCCCTCGGGCATCCGCTCAAACAGGATGATGTTCATACGTCCTCACGAGCGGGTTGCCGGCTGGCGACCGTACAGGTCCACCATGTCGCGCAAACGATCGACCCTCCAGGAAGGAACATCCAAGCTGTCCAGACGCCAGGACCAGTTGCTCGTCCCACAGGTGGCAGGCACGTTCATCCGGGCGTCCGCCCCCAGCCCGAGCCAATCCTGCATGGGGAAGATTGCGTCCTGACAAACGGACATCAGGGCGGCTCGGACCATCTGCCAGACCACCTGGTCGTCCGGGCATTCCAGATACCGTCGCACTTTGTCCTTCACCGCGCCATCCAACGTATCGTACCACCCTTGGGTGGTGTTGTTGTCGTGGGTGCCGGTGTAGATGACGCTTCTTTCCGTACAATTGTGGGGAAGATACGCATTGGTGGAGTCCAGTCGGCCCTGGCCATCAAGGCCAAATGCAAACTGCAGCACTTTCATGCCAGGGAAGCCATTGCCGTCCCTCAGTTCCTCCACATCCGGAGTGATGACCCCCAGGTCCTCGGCGATGACCGGCATCTGGGCGCCGAACACCTTGTGGAGGTGGTCGAACAGCTTTTGTCCTGGAGCGGCAACCCAACTCCCGTGGATCGCCGTCTTCTCTCCGGCAGGGACCTCCCAATAGGCGGAGAACCCGCGGAAATGATCGATCCGGACGATATCACAGGTGGAAAGCACATGCTTC contains:
- a CDS encoding 2-oxo acid dehydrogenase subunit E2, producing the protein MGRNDAKRVWDIPTLIQIYPFMMKRRCDSMVFQTVTIDVTNILTFIKDHTSSQGKKYRMFEVVLGAMVRLMAERPELNRFIAGKRYWQRNEISVNFVVKENLADDAPEHSTPLYFTPEMSFDEVACKIEDTIIAGQTPHSEGYTDRAIGFFLHFPTWFISMVVGIAGWMDRHGIAPKALRDADGLHTSAFVSNMGSIGLDGTSPHHHLYEWGTTSIFMTMGMMKRTKLPDGTWRASMEFGFTVDERITDGWYFTQSLRVFEKYLQEPELLLQPAKLPPPLLSKKQYQAKLRAERKQAKAAKRS
- the thyX gene encoding FAD-dependent thymidylate synthase — translated: MAHCVVPEAEAVLDKEFPVLDHGFVRLVDYLGSDQRIVQSARVSYGEGTKTYREDKGLINYLMRNDHTSPFEQVNFTFHVKMPIFVARQWIRHRTGRVNEISGRYSIMKDEMYQPDPAHINMQSEVNRQGRADEPVSDEVAKQVLAIMDEDQKRAYENYRKLVDMGIAREVSRIDLPLSLYTEWYWNMDLHNLFHFLQLRLDPHAQWEIRVYAQQILELVRLVCPIATEAFENHRKNGVTFSGSEMVALKAMLAGMENPLKGRSKELFEAKLK
- a CDS encoding RsmE family RNA methyltransferase; this translates as MNIILFERMPEGNLIPKDDYRYQHITEILHLGVGDAFQMGVVGGAKGKAVITDVDPSGIRFTFTVTDPTSGTLYPVTLLVGQVRPICMRRILREAVDLGVETIVLSGCELTEKSYLEAKLYTSGEYRSILLDGAMQSGETGVSEVRFAPSVADALRMVPSGAQKLLLDNVIGKERLASVSITGKRVVMAIGPERGFTDHERQLFLDDGYQPLLLGRRILRTETACSAATAMLLGRMGL